A stretch of the Lolium perenne isolate Kyuss_39 chromosome 3, Kyuss_2.0, whole genome shotgun sequence genome encodes the following:
- the LOC127338500 gene encoding probable long-chain-alcohol O-fatty-acyltransferase 5, producing MQGLQQPTSASELRALAWTAFLVPVCTVYARSACRRLRPGRHRLAALFPTFLVFIYLPCLFNSLHLRLLSTFFHTWLATNKLVLLALDLGPLHPSLPLLPFLLCAGLPIKLRVDAQPTKQQTSSPVADFLVPCTRSFLFLTCLAVLHPHTAPLPLYVVHYLYCAQIFLTLDLVFSSVGLVAAAALGTAMERQFRAPLVVASVNDFWGRQWNLMAVDLLRASAYAPVRARWGRDAGVLAAFLMSGVLHELLYWYMTLEHPTGEMLLFFTLHAAVHVAERWAKLAGLWRPPKAAAYVVGTGFMVVTISEFFFGPFIRAGIDVRMMEESTAAVELLRAVAKRLIIRPFGHVSG from the coding sequence ATGCAAGGACTCCAGCAGCCGACGTCGGCGTCGGAGCTAAGGGCTCTGGCGTGGACGGCGTTCCTGGTTCCGGTGTGCACGGTGTACGCCCGTTCCGCCTGCCGCCGCCTCCGTCCGGGCCGCCACCGTCTCGCCGCGCTCTTCCCGACGTTCCTCGTCTTCATCTACCTGCCGTGCCTGTTCAACTCCCTCCACCTCCGTCTCTTGTCCACCTTCTTCCACACCTGGCTCGCCACCAACAAGCTCGTCCTCCTCGCGCTCGACCTCGGCCCGCTCCACCCCTCCCTCCCGCTCCTCCCGTTCCTCCTCTGCGCCGGCCTTCCCATCAAGCTCCGCGTCGACGCCCAACCCACAAAGCAGCAGACTTCTTCGCCCGTCGCCGACTTCCTCGTCCCCTGCACCCGCAGCTTCCTCTTCCTCACCTGCCTCGCCGTGCTCCATCCGCACACCGCCCCCCTCCCGCTCTACGTCGTCCACTACCTCTACTGCGCGCAGATCTTCCTCACGCTCGACCTCGTCTTCTCCTCGGTGGGCCTCGTCGCCGCGGCCGCGCTGGGCACGGCCATGGAGAGACAGTTCAGGGCGCCTCTCGTGGTCGCGTCCGTCAACGACTTCTGGGGCAGGCAGTGGAATCTGATGGCGGTGGACCTCCTTCGCGCGTCGGCGTACGCTCCGGTGCGCGCCAGGTGGGGCCGGGACGCCGGCGTTCTCGCCGCCTTCCTCATGTCGGGCGTCCTCCACGAGCTCCTCTACTGGTACATGACGCTGGAGCACCCCACGGGCGAGATGCTGCTCTTCTTCACGCTCCATGCCGCGGTCCATGTCGCCGAGCGCTGGGCCAAGCTGGCCGGGCTGTGGCGGCCGCCCAAGGCAGCGGCGTACGTTGTGGGCACCGGGTTTATGGTTGTCACCATATCTGAGTTCTTCTTCGGGCCGTTCATCAGGGCCGGCATAGACGTGCGTATGATGGAGGAGTCCACCGCGGCGGTGGAGCTGCTTAGGGCCGTCGCGAAGCGTCTCATCATTCGTCCGTTTGGGCATGTCTCGGGTTAG